CGGATTCAGCCGTATCCCATACTTCGGTCAGAATTCATCCACTATCTGAGATCACATTCCGGGACCCGGACCGGGAATCGATACGATGAGCCCATGGTTTCCCACGACGTGAGCGACAAGACGCCGGGCATGCTGCTCGTGGCGCGGCTGCACGTCGACCTGTGCCGGCTGCAGAGCGCCATCTGTACGCGCTGAACCCTGCCGCCGCACGGCCGTGAGAGCCACGGCCGCGCGAGGCCGCGGTGGCATCCCCCGCCCTCCGGGCGCACTCCCCGCATCCCATCCCTGCCGCACCGCCTCGCGCACGCACTCCACCCAGGCCCGAATCGCCTTCCGACTTCCGCTTTCCGACAGGAGCACGCAACCATGGCCATCGAGGTCCGCATCCCCACCATCCTCCGCACCTACACCGACGGCCAGAAGGCGGTCGAGGGCGGCGGGGAGACCCTTGCCGCGCTCTTCGCCGACCTCGAAAGCCGCCACACGGGCATCCAGGCCCGCATCGTGGACGGGGGCGAACTGCGCCGCTTCGTGAACGTGTACCTGAACGACGAGGACGTCCGCTTCCTCGACGGCATCAACACCAAGCTCACCGACGGCGACAGCGTCACCATCCTGCCGGCCGTCGCCGGCGGCATGGTCTGACCGGGCTG
This sequence is a window from Streptomyces ortus. Protein-coding genes within it:
- a CDS encoding putative leader peptide, translating into MVSHDVSDKTPGMLLVARLHVDLCRLQSAICTR
- a CDS encoding MoaD/ThiS family protein; the protein is MAIEVRIPTILRTYTDGQKAVEGGGETLAALFADLESRHTGIQARIVDGGELRRFVNVYLNDEDVRFLDGINTKLTDGDSVTILPAVAGGMV